A genomic stretch from Thunnus maccoyii chromosome 19, fThuMac1.1, whole genome shotgun sequence includes:
- the LOC121886135 gene encoding rhodopsin: protein MDADELIESIIRAFMFLSGIVGNKLLAIHSLPRQKSGIRTSEVLFINLAVSNLITNYLVDLPDTVADFAGRWFLGETYCGVFRFCADLSETSSIYTTFFISAFWHQKLVGSLKHGGAPVRLDSLCLVACLLAGSWTVAVVFSIPHFFFVVVEATNESHEDCLDVFPNAFTKHTYEIFYLTLANALPVAGIVFASAQIVITLLQNQQRIRGHNSDTTKEMVKDENKGLEKRNDEIAVSTVSGSGTSKDQNNSASLTTIYRAVPASSCTNAGLSGHSSPLNTEANTDSRVGDPPILSRPSQIPAKPSPSSSTQVRAAKSVVAVASVFLVCWLTHLVLRITNSIHTSSIVVEVASYVGASYTCIIPYIFLHGVKKLSFSCKR from the coding sequence ATGGATGCAGATGAGTTGATTGAATCCATCATCAGAGCATTCATGTTTCTGTCAGGGATCGTGGGAAACAAATTGTTGGCCATACACTCCCTACCCAGGCAGAAATCTGGGATCCGCACCAGTGAGGTCCTCTTCATCAATCTTGCGGTTTCCAACCTCATCACCAACTACCTGGTGGACCTGCCCGACACCGTGGCAGATTTTGCTGGACGGTGGTTCCTGGGGGAAACCTACTGTGGCGTGTTTCGTTTTTGTGCTGACCTGTCTGAAACCAGCAGCATCTACACGACTTTCTTCATCAGTGCTTTCTGGCACCAGAAACTGGTCGGCTCCCTGAAACATGGCGGTGCACCGGTGCGGCTGGACAGCCTGTGTCTGGTGGCCTGTCTGCTGGCTGGGAGCTGGACTGTGGCTGTGGTCTTCAGCATACCGcactttttctttgttgtagtGGAGGCGACAAATGAGAGTCATGAAGACTGCCTAGATGTCTTCCCTAATGCGTTCACCAAACACACCTATGAGATCTTTTATCTCACCCTGGCTAATGCACTCCCTGTTGCTGGGATTGTATTTGCCAGTGCTCAAATTGTCATTACTCTGCTTCAAAACCAGCAGCGCATAAGAGGTCATAACTCTGACACCACCAAGGAAATGGTTAAGGATGAAAACAAAGGtcttgaaaaaagaaatgatgagATAGCAGTCAGCACTGTTTCTGGATCAGGCACCTCAAAAGATCAAAACAATTCTGCATCTTTAACCACCATTTATAGAGCCGTGCCTGCTTCTTCCTGCACAAACGCAGGGCTGTCAGGTCACAGCTCTCCCCTAAACACAGaagcaaacacagacagcagagttGGAGATCCGCCAATTCTTTCAAGGCCCAGCCAGATTCCAGCTAAACCCAGTCCAAGCTCAAGCACTCAGGTAAGGGCAGCCAAGAGTGTGGTGGCTGTAGCCAGCGTGTTCCTGGTCTGCTGGCTGACTCATCTGGTTCTGCGCATCACCAACAGCATCCACACCTCATCGATAGTGGTGGAGGTGGCAAGCTATGTTGGTGCCTCCTACACCTGCATCATCCCCTACATATTCCTGCACGGAGTGAAAAAGCTTTCTTTCTCTTGCAAAAGGTAG